From Chryseobacterium joostei, the proteins below share one genomic window:
- a CDS encoding TonB-dependent receptor plug domain-containing protein, with translation MKKNYQKIVLVGALFFVSANVIAQTNDSLSVKSVDEVKITVGSRNKARVATDTPVPVDVINIGSQSVLSPQTDLNQILNYAAPSFTSNSTTVADGTDHVDPAQLRGLGPDQVLVLLNGKRRHTSSLVNINGSPGRGSVGTDLNAIPAFAIERLEVLRDGASAQYGSDAIAGVINVVMKKNTNAFTAAITGGGFNSKGANDHYGGWDGGKYQLDLNYGTKIGKSGFINFTANLLSRDDTRRAKAATGEIFNAYNAIEQRALENGVNISSLFENINNTPNTTQIIDYIHKYAPSVSYFTAAQQAGIQSASTISELQNLLKGDVTENELAYRGLARDDFNMRVGQSKLGSGQFFVNSEFDISSAVRGYAFGGISYRSGNAAGFYRRPNQNRTSTSIYPNGFLPEIASDVIDLSFAAGFKGKLGNINYDISNTFGQNTFDYTIKNTANASMRYPNKREFDAGGLGFSQNTINADFDTKIDWLKGFNVAFGGEMRFEKYKIENGEEASWALYDINGNIQTPTTVAILKPTDFLGAARPGGAQVFPGFRPENALNKGRHSVAVYVDTELDVTDRWLMSAALRFENYSDFGSTFNYKLATRYKLTDHINLRAAHSTGFRAPSLQQMYFNATATQFVGGVPYEVGTFSNDSDAARYLGIPQLKQEESTSYSAGFTAKIPQANLTFTVDGYYIKIKNRVVLTDQFSRPSGTYPVGSDFWNLQAAFDKANANAATFFANAIDTQTKGIEGVVSHKANFSERFSLNSDFAVTVSKTNRVGDIHGSDVLIKAGQVNRYYSESSRVYLEEAVPRFKASLNNALEIDKFSLLLRNVYFGEVTDPNTMDANGDGIVSGEIINGQAVATEHPVWGGKVITDLSVGYKFSKNLKLTIGANNLFDIYPDKNYGPTVVKTPSLDSSGNLVYVNTSTIDLSNQNQFIYSRNVSQFGMNGRFLFARVNLNF, from the coding sequence CTCAAACCAATGATTCCCTAAGTGTTAAAAGCGTAGATGAAGTAAAAATTACAGTTGGTTCCAGAAATAAGGCCAGGGTAGCAACTGATACCCCGGTACCTGTAGATGTAATTAATATCGGGTCGCAATCAGTACTAAGTCCGCAGACTGACCTTAACCAAATTTTGAATTACGCCGCCCCTTCTTTTACTTCAAACTCTACAACTGTTGCAGATGGAACAGATCATGTGGATCCTGCGCAATTAAGAGGTTTAGGGCCGGATCAGGTGTTGGTTTTACTTAATGGAAAAAGAAGACATACTTCCTCACTGGTTAATATTAATGGTTCTCCCGGAAGAGGATCTGTAGGAACCGACTTAAATGCTATTCCGGCATTTGCAATTGAAAGATTGGAAGTGCTAAGGGATGGGGCTTCGGCACAATACGGTTCTGATGCTATTGCGGGGGTGATTAATGTGGTTATGAAGAAGAATACCAACGCTTTTACGGCAGCAATTACTGGAGGAGGATTTAATTCGAAAGGAGCTAATGATCATTACGGAGGATGGGATGGCGGAAAGTATCAGCTGGATTTGAATTATGGGACCAAAATTGGCAAGAGTGGGTTTATTAATTTTACTGCAAATTTACTGAGTAGAGATGATACGAGAAGGGCAAAAGCAGCTACCGGTGAGATTTTTAATGCTTATAATGCCATTGAGCAAAGAGCTCTAGAAAACGGAGTAAATATTTCGTCTCTTTTTGAAAATATCAATAATACACCCAATACGACACAAATAATAGATTATATACATAAGTACGCTCCCAGTGTAAGCTATTTTACAGCAGCACAGCAGGCTGGGATTCAATCTGCCAGTACAATTTCTGAATTACAAAATCTTCTAAAGGGAGATGTTACAGAAAATGAACTTGCTTACAGAGGTTTAGCAAGAGATGATTTTAATATGAGAGTCGGACAGTCTAAGCTTGGATCTGGTCAGTTTTTTGTGAACTCTGAATTTGATATTTCCTCAGCCGTTCGAGGGTATGCTTTTGGAGGTATTTCTTACAGAAGTGGTAATGCTGCCGGTTTTTACAGAAGACCTAATCAAAACAGAACCTCAACTTCTATATATCCTAATGGTTTCCTGCCAGAAATAGCCTCGGATGTTATAGATCTTTCGTTTGCTGCTGGGTTTAAAGGGAAGTTGGGAAATATTAATTATGATATCAGCAATACTTTTGGACAAAACACTTTTGATTATACTATAAAAAATACTGCCAATGCCTCCATGCGATATCCAAATAAAAGAGAATTTGATGCAGGCGGTTTAGGATTCTCTCAAAATACCATCAATGCAGATTTTGATACGAAAATAGACTGGCTGAAAGGTTTTAATGTTGCTTTTGGAGGGGAAATGAGGTTTGAAAAATACAAAATAGAAAATGGAGAAGAGGCTTCATGGGCTCTTTATGATATTAACGGAAATATTCAGACTCCTACAACTGTGGCAATTCTAAAGCCTACTGATTTTTTAGGGGCTGCCAGACCAGGGGGAGCGCAGGTGTTTCCTGGTTTTCGCCCTGAGAATGCACTAAATAAAGGAAGACATTCTGTTGCGGTGTATGTGGATACGGAGTTGGATGTAACTGACAGATGGCTAATGAGTGCTGCGCTTAGGTTTGAAAACTACTCGGATTTCGGGTCTACATTTAATTATAAACTAGCAACAAGATATAAGCTTACTGATCATATCAATCTAAGGGCAGCACATTCTACAGGATTCAGAGCGCCTTCCTTACAGCAAATGTATTTTAATGCCACTGCTACGCAGTTTGTAGGTGGAGTACCATATGAAGTAGGAACTTTTTCAAATGATTCTGATGCGGCCAGATATCTAGGGATTCCACAATTGAAGCAAGAGGAGTCAACGAGTTATTCTGCAGGTTTTACAGCTAAGATTCCACAAGCAAACCTGACGTTTACAGTGGATGGTTATTATATTAAAATTAAAAACAGGGTGGTTTTAACAGATCAGTTTTCTAGGCCGTCAGGAACCTATCCGGTGGGAAGTGATTTTTGGAATTTGCAGGCAGCCTTCGATAAAGCGAATGCTAATGCTGCTACCTTTTTTGCTAATGCAATAGATACCCAGACTAAAGGTATTGAAGGGGTGGTTTCACATAAGGCTAATTTTTCTGAAAGGTTTTCTTTGAATTCAGACTTTGCAGTTACTGTTTCGAAAACTAACAGAGTAGGAGATATTCATGGTTCTGATGTTTTAATCAAAGCCGGACAGGTAAACAGGTATTATTCAGAATCCAGTCGTGTGTATCTTGAAGAAGCAGTTCCAAGATTCAAGGCTTCTCTGAATAATGCTTTAGAGATTGATAAATTTAGCCTATTGTTGAGAAATGTTTATTTTGGTGAAGTTACAGATCCTAATACGATGGATGCCAATGGAGATGGTATTGTAAGCGGAGAAATTATTAACGGGCAGGCTGTTGCTACTGAACATCCGGTTTGGGGAGGGAAAGTGATTACAGACTTATCTGTAGGTTATAAGTTTAGTAAAAACCTTAAGCTAACAATAGGAGCTAATAATTTATTTGATATTTATCCGGATAAAAACTATGGCCCAACAGTAGTGAAAACTCCTTCTTTGGATTCATCTGGTAATCTGGTGTATGTGAATACTTCTACTATTGATCTCTCTAATCAAAACCAGTTTATATACTCCAGGAATGTTTCTCAATTTGGAATGAATGGAAGATTTCTTTTTGCCAGAGTGAATCTTAATTTTTAA
- a CDS encoding NAD-dependent epimerase/dehydratase family protein — MESYTERILITGALGQIGTELTNRLVEIHGAENVVASGLDRWQEGITSAGHYERMDVTNTQLVRQVIKDYDITTVYHLASLLSGTSEKQPIFAWKLNLEPLLNFCEMAKEGLLKKIFWPSSIAVFGKGIPKHDVGQDVVLNPTTVYGISKMAGEKWCEYYFDKYGVDVRSIRYPGLISWKTPAGGGTTDYAVEIFYKAIEEGKYTSFISEDTGMPMLYMDDAINATLKLMDAPKESLTVRSSYNLGGMSFTPKELAAEIKKEIPDFAIDYNPDFRQAIADSWPASIDDSVAKKDWGLTYDFGISEMTKDMIKNLKVKLAKH; from the coding sequence ATGGAATCCTATACGGAAAGAATACTTATTACAGGTGCCTTGGGACAAATTGGCACGGAGCTTACGAATAGACTTGTGGAGATCCACGGAGCGGAAAATGTTGTGGCTTCAGGACTGGACAGATGGCAGGAGGGGATTACCTCTGCAGGACATTATGAGAGAATGGATGTGACCAATACACAATTGGTAAGACAGGTAATTAAGGATTATGACATCACTACAGTGTATCACTTGGCATCGCTTTTATCTGGAACTTCTGAAAAGCAGCCTATTTTCGCCTGGAAATTGAATCTTGAGCCTCTTCTTAACTTTTGTGAAATGGCTAAGGAAGGACTGCTTAAAAAGATCTTCTGGCCAAGCTCAATTGCTGTGTTTGGAAAAGGAATCCCTAAGCATGATGTTGGACAGGATGTAGTCTTAAACCCAACCACTGTTTATGGAATTTCTAAAATGGCAGGGGAGAAGTGGTGTGAATACTACTTCGATAAATATGGAGTAGATGTAAGAAGTATCAGATATCCTGGATTGATCTCATGGAAAACTCCTGCAGGTGGTGGTACTACTGACTACGCGGTTGAGATTTTCTACAAAGCAATTGAAGAGGGAAAATATACAAGCTTCATTTCTGAAGATACAGGAATGCCAATGTTGTATATGGATGATGCGATTAATGCAACCCTAAAACTAATGGATGCTCCGAAGGAAAGTTTAACTGTTCGCTCTTCATATAATCTAGGGGGAATGTCATTTACTCCAAAAGAATTAGCAGCAGAAATTAAGAAAGAAATTCCTGATTTTGCGATTGATTATAATCCAGATTTCAGACAGGCAATTGCAGATTCATGGCCGGCATCTATTGATGATTCTGTAGCTAAAAAAGATTGGGGATTGACCTATGATTTCGGAATTTCTGAAATGACGAAGGACATGATCAAGAATCTAAAAGTAAAATTAGCTAAGCATTAA
- a CDS encoding polysaccharide deacetylase family protein, protein MILLTFNITNIEAEPKNGSPITSEERLKIIEENTKAILRILDIHDTKASFFVEVSLTEKLQNLIKAISSKGHEIAFYNRDSNLEEIEDAKKNIQDLLEKQIRGIRQKDIKIPQENLKLMEFNYVSNVDNANILFPFKRLKRDTEITEEDGLSIVPESISPYSQLPYNDFVFQILPMKYYQNMVLETLQNEEFVLIYLNAWQFTDFKKYRFDIPFYRSLFSGKKMEDKLDALLSFINEKDMATSRMKDYIF, encoded by the coding sequence ATGATATTATTGACTTTCAACATTACAAATATTGAAGCTGAACCCAAAAATGGCTCACCAATTACTAGTGAAGAAAGATTGAAAATTATAGAAGAGAATACGAAAGCTATTCTTAGAATTTTAGATATTCATGATACAAAAGCGAGCTTTTTTGTGGAGGTTTCTCTTACTGAAAAACTCCAGAATCTTATAAAGGCAATTTCATCCAAAGGGCATGAAATTGCCTTTTATAATAGAGATTCAAATCTTGAAGAAATTGAAGATGCCAAGAAGAATATTCAGGATCTTCTGGAAAAACAAATCAGAGGAATTCGTCAAAAAGACATTAAGATTCCACAAGAGAATCTGAAGCTGATGGAATTTAATTATGTGTCTAATGTTGATAATGCGAATATTCTTTTTCCTTTCAAGCGTCTTAAAAGAGATACTGAAATTACGGAAGAAGATGGATTGAGTATTGTGCCGGAAAGCATCTCTCCTTATAGTCAATTACCCTACAATGATTTTGTATTTCAGATTTTGCCAATGAAGTATTACCAGAACATGGTATTGGAAACACTGCAGAATGAAGAATTTGTTTTGATCTACCTTAATGCCTGGCAGTTTACGGACTTCAAGAAATACCGTTTTGATATTCCGTTTTACAGAAGCTTGTTTTCGGGCAAAAAAATGGAGGACAAATTAGATGCCCTCCTTAGTTTCATCAACGAGAAAGATATGGCTACTTCCCGTATGAAAGATTATATTTTTTAG
- a CDS encoding metallophosphoesterase encodes MQKNLLIIAGIFLFLEVYIYQAIRTLTDNLWIRIGYWVVSLIVYGIFAYEVTHYQRSDRSMMKAQIMISLFLIFILPKIFVVLFLLIDDLFRLGGYFVNMAGPKETFFPERRKFLSLVGLGMSGVLSALFIDGITFGKYRHKVRKVKVKFPNLPKSFKGYKIIQISDVHSGSFADPSKLQHAVDLINEQKPDLVLFTGDMVNNVADEFKPFIPLFSQIKAKDGKFAVLGNHDYGDYVTWESPAAKKENLDTLIGYEKQAGFDMLRNENRIIEKNGEKLYILGVENWGLKPFPQFGKIDEALKNVPESATKILMSHDPTHFDYVVKKHPGNIHLTLSGHTHGMQFGLDLKNIKWSPVQYRYPKWADLYESEGRLLYVNRGFGVLGYPGRVGVLPEITLFELS; translated from the coding sequence ATGCAAAAAAATCTTTTAATTATTGCCGGGATCTTCCTTTTTTTGGAAGTTTACATTTATCAAGCCATAAGAACGCTTACAGATAATTTATGGATAAGAATTGGTTATTGGGTAGTATCATTAATTGTTTATGGGATTTTCGCCTACGAGGTTACTCATTATCAGAGATCAGACCGAAGTATGATGAAGGCCCAAATCATGATTTCCTTATTTTTGATATTTATTCTTCCTAAAATCTTTGTGGTTTTATTTTTATTGATTGATGATTTATTCAGATTAGGTGGCTATTTCGTTAATATGGCCGGTCCCAAGGAAACATTTTTTCCTGAGAGAAGAAAATTCCTGAGCCTTGTGGGACTTGGAATGAGCGGAGTTCTTTCTGCCCTATTCATAGATGGAATTACTTTCGGGAAATACAGGCATAAAGTAAGAAAGGTAAAGGTGAAATTCCCAAATCTTCCGAAAAGCTTTAAAGGATATAAAATCATTCAGATTTCAGATGTTCACAGTGGAAGCTTTGCCGATCCAAGTAAGCTACAACATGCTGTGGATCTCATCAACGAGCAAAAACCTGATCTTGTTCTATTTACAGGTGATATGGTAAACAATGTTGCAGATGAATTTAAGCCTTTTATTCCTTTATTTTCACAAATCAAGGCTAAAGATGGCAAGTTTGCAGTTTTAGGAAACCATGATTATGGCGATTATGTAACCTGGGAATCACCTGCTGCAAAAAAAGAAAATCTTGACACGTTGATTGGCTATGAAAAACAAGCTGGATTTGACATGCTGAGAAATGAAAACAGGATCATTGAGAAAAACGGAGAAAAATTATACATTCTCGGCGTTGAAAACTGGGGGTTAAAACCTTTTCCACAGTTTGGAAAAATTGACGAGGCTTTAAAAAATGTACCTGAATCCGCTACAAAGATCCTCATGAGCCATGACCCTACCCACTTTGATTATGTGGTAAAAAAACATCCGGGAAACATCCACCTAACCCTTTCGGGCCACACTCACGGGATGCAGTTTGGGTTGGATCTTAAAAATATAAAATGGTCGCCGGTTCAATACCGTTATCCGAAATGGGCAGATCTATACGAAAGCGAGGGTAGATTACTGTATGTAAACAGAGGTTTTGGGGTATTAGGATATCCTGGAAGAGTTGGGGTATTGCCTGAAATTACTCTTTTTGAGCTTAGCTAA
- a CDS encoding 3-oxoacyl-ACP synthase III family protein has protein sequence MPNTIIIGSGCYIPNRVIGRDYFMNSEFYTEDGVKIEKPVEETIAKFVEITEIENRRFIEDGLSNSQIGYEAAKIALEDAKVDGEELDYIIYASNFGEVTENGYADFMPTMAARVKNKLGIKNRKCVTYDMLFGCPGWVEAMILADNLIKAKVAKTVLVIGGETLSRVTDPHDRNRMIFADGAGAVVVKATDEENVGIIAHNTICDNGPELNYLENQPSINKEVDQKRLYVRMLGRKIYEYALKNVPVAIKDTITDAGLSIEDIDKILIHQANAKMDYAMIERLHRLYDIKEYDHAISPMTIQDLGNTSVATIPTMYDLIIKGKMEGQSFKDKGNIVMTSVGAGMNINAIVYRFP, from the coding sequence ATGCCGAATACGATCATTATTGGCTCTGGATGTTATATCCCGAACAGAGTTATTGGTAGAGATTACTTCATGAATTCCGAATTCTATACTGAAGACGGAGTGAAAATTGAAAAGCCTGTGGAAGAAACCATTGCGAAGTTTGTAGAAATTACAGAAATCGAAAACAGGAGATTCATTGAAGATGGTCTTTCCAATTCACAGATCGGTTATGAAGCCGCAAAAATTGCCCTTGAGGATGCAAAGGTAGACGGCGAAGAACTGGATTATATTATTTACGCGAGTAATTTCGGGGAAGTTACTGAGAACGGATATGCTGATTTCATGCCGACAATGGCAGCGAGGGTAAAGAATAAACTAGGGATCAAAAACAGAAAATGCGTAACGTATGATATGCTTTTCGGATGTCCTGGATGGGTGGAAGCTATGATTTTAGCTGATAATCTAATTAAAGCCAAGGTTGCAAAAACAGTTTTAGTAATCGGAGGAGAAACTTTAAGCCGTGTAACGGATCCACACGATAGAAACAGAATGATTTTTGCTGATGGTGCAGGTGCTGTAGTAGTAAAGGCAACAGATGAGGAAAACGTAGGAATCATTGCTCACAATACAATTTGTGATAATGGTCCGGAATTAAACTACCTTGAAAATCAACCCTCTATCAACAAGGAAGTAGACCAAAAACGTCTTTACGTAAGAATGCTGGGTAGAAAGATCTACGAATACGCTCTTAAAAACGTTCCTGTTGCAATCAAGGATACCATTACAGATGCCGGACTTTCTATTGAAGATATCGATAAAATCTTAATTCACCAGGCCAATGCCAAGATGGATTATGCGATGATTGAAAGACTTCACAGGCTTTATGACATCAAGGAATACGATCACGCGATCTCTCCTATGACAATTCAAGACCTTGGAAATACGTCTGTTGCAACCATTCCTACCATGTATGATTTAATAATTAAAGGAAAAATGGAGGGTCAATCGTTTAAAGATAAAGGTAACATTGTAATGACTTCGGTAGGTGCCGGAATGAACATCAATGCTATCGTTTATAGATTTCCTTAA
- the ubiE gene encoding bifunctional demethylmenaquinone methyltransferase/2-methoxy-6-polyprenyl-1,4-benzoquinol methylase UbiE, which yields MFDNIAPKYDLLNRVLSMKIDILWRNKLVKWMKNDNPQEVLDVATGTGDLAITIEKGTGSKVVGLDLSQQMLNVGVIKIKKLKLDGKISMQKGDAENLPFEDNRFDAVSVAFGVRNFENLTKGLAELRRVVKDNKSVYILEFSKVEGFLGPFYMFYFKNILPAIGRLVSKDNRAYTYLPDSVNAFPFGEKMKQILLDTGFKKVEYKKLSLGIATIYKATK from the coding sequence ATGTTCGACAATATTGCACCGAAGTATGACCTTTTAAACAGAGTTTTATCCATGAAAATTGATATTTTGTGGAGAAACAAACTGGTAAAATGGATGAAAAATGATAATCCGCAGGAAGTGCTGGATGTGGCTACAGGAACGGGAGATCTGGCAATTACTATTGAAAAAGGAACCGGTTCCAAAGTAGTTGGTTTAGATTTATCACAACAAATGCTGAATGTTGGCGTTATTAAAATAAAAAAACTTAAATTAGACGGCAAAATTTCCATGCAAAAAGGGGATGCAGAAAATTTACCTTTCGAGGACAATAGATTTGATGCTGTTTCCGTTGCATTTGGAGTGAGGAATTTTGAGAACCTTACCAAAGGTTTAGCAGAGTTAAGAAGAGTAGTTAAAGATAACAAGAGTGTTTATATACTGGAGTTTTCAAAGGTTGAGGGTTTTTTAGGACCATTTTATATGTTTTATTTCAAAAATATATTGCCTGCCATAGGCAGATTGGTTTCTAAAGATAATAGGGCGTATACATACCTTCCGGATTCTGTAAATGCTTTTCCTTTCGGGGAGAAGATGAAGCAAATTCTTTTAGATACGGGATTTAAGAAAGTAGAATATAAAAAATTAAGTTTAGGTATAGCCACAATTTATAAAGCAACAAAGTAA
- the porT gene encoding type IX secretion/gliding motility protein PorT/SprT, whose protein sequence is MNKFLLKALVLTSVNVAVFANAQFRTRNRMDKLEDFDEQKFSWGFYLNGNRLDYRIVLHPRYGMNENENLVSSKESYSFGAGLIAKWRLNDYLDVRIEPGLQFAQRQLTFNTQSNDIYAGGSLTNPPFMPIPLTDKDKVREIKSTLVDIPVLLELHGRRWYNSRPYVAAGVNYIVNLQSNSGSTDDNMQQIFRSTTHNFAWSAEMGIQFYFNKFKLTPGVRGTFFMNNEKVADNATTPPYWASAVSTLQTRAIMFVLKFE, encoded by the coding sequence ATGAATAAATTTCTATTAAAAGCACTGGTTTTGACCTCAGTAAATGTTGCCGTTTTTGCAAACGCGCAATTTAGAACCCGAAACAGAATGGACAAGTTGGAAGATTTCGACGAGCAGAAATTCAGTTGGGGGTTTTATTTGAACGGGAATAGACTAGACTACCGAATTGTATTGCATCCAAGATACGGGATGAATGAAAATGAAAACCTTGTTTCCTCTAAGGAAAGTTACAGTTTCGGTGCTGGGCTTATTGCAAAATGGAGACTGAATGACTATCTGGATGTAAGGATAGAACCAGGTCTACAGTTTGCACAAAGACAGTTGACTTTTAATACTCAATCCAATGATATCTATGCGGGGGGATCATTAACCAATCCTCCGTTTATGCCTATTCCTCTAACAGATAAAGATAAAGTAAGAGAAATTAAGTCTACATTGGTTGATATTCCGGTACTTTTGGAACTTCACGGGCGAAGATGGTATAATTCAAGACCATACGTCGCAGCTGGGGTAAATTATATCGTGAACCTACAATCCAACTCAGGATCTACTGATGATAACATGCAGCAGATCTTCAGGTCTACAACGCATAATTTTGCTTGGTCTGCAGAAATGGGTATCCAGTTTTACTTCAATAAGTTTAAACTGACTCCCGGGGTAAGAGGAACATTCTTCATGAATAATGAAAAAGTGGCTGATAATGCAACTACACCTCCTTATTGGGCATCTGCCGTTTCTACATTACAGACAAGAGCAATCATGTTTGTGTTGAAATTTGAATAA
- a CDS encoding cell division protein ZapA has product MEVRRITVNIAGRVYPLNVPAAEEETLRKVGKQIENMIKDFEQNFDVRDKQDALAMCALKLGTNAEVVSLNYEKNINSSNERLKQINQSLNEIGK; this is encoded by the coding sequence ATGGAGGTAAGGAGAATAACCGTCAACATTGCAGGAAGAGTGTATCCGCTGAACGTACCGGCAGCAGAGGAAGAAACTTTGCGTAAAGTAGGGAAGCAGATTGAGAATATGATTAAAGATTTTGAACAGAACTTCGATGTAAGAGATAAACAAGATGCTTTGGCTATGTGTGCCCTTAAACTGGGAACTAATGCAGAAGTAGTGTCTCTTAACTACGAGAAAAATATTAATTCGAGCAACGAAAGATTAAAACAAATTAATCAATCGTTGAATGAAATCGGGAAATAG
- the rny gene encoding ribonuclease Y: MIEVIVGVVCLVIGAVVGMFFSRSSLNTKAKFIIDDATKNAENLIEKANVQAESIKKEKNLQAKEKFLELKSQHDADIQSREKKMQEAEKRTKDKEHKLNDELSKTGKLEKDLDRQIADYAKKNEILDRKQQELDIATAKKVEILEKISNYTAEEAKAELVETMKAEAKTRAQAHVQGIMEEAQMNAKNEARKIVIQTIQRIGTEQAIENSVSVFNIESDEVKGRIIGREGRNIRALEAITGVEIIVDDTPEAILLSCFDPVRREIARLSLHRLVTDGRIHPARIEEVVEKTRKQIEEEIIEVGKRTIIDLGIHGLHPELIKIVGRMKYRSSYGQNLLQHSREVANIAATMAAELGLNVKLAKRAGLLHDIGKVPEQESELPHALLGMQWAEKYGENPEVVNAIGAHHDEIEMKSLLSPIIQVADAISGARPGARRQVLESYIQRLKDLESAALSFDGVSSAYAIQAGRELRVMVESGKVNDEVASQLSYDISEKIQNELTYPGQVKVTVIRETRAVNIAR; the protein is encoded by the coding sequence ATGATAGAAGTTATAGTCGGTGTTGTTTGTTTAGTAATTGGTGCTGTCGTAGGAATGTTTTTTTCCAGAAGCTCACTGAATACTAAGGCAAAATTTATCATAGATGATGCAACTAAAAATGCCGAAAACCTTATAGAAAAAGCTAACGTACAAGCTGAATCCATAAAGAAAGAAAAGAATCTTCAAGCTAAGGAAAAATTCCTTGAACTAAAATCTCAGCATGATGCAGACATCCAATCTCGTGAGAAAAAGATGCAGGAAGCTGAAAAAAGAACGAAAGACAAGGAACACAAACTGAATGACGAACTTAGCAAGACAGGAAAACTTGAAAAGGATTTAGACAGACAGATTGCAGATTACGCCAAGAAGAACGAAATTCTAGACAGAAAACAGCAGGAATTAGATATAGCTACCGCTAAAAAAGTTGAAATACTTGAAAAAATCTCTAATTACACGGCTGAAGAAGCTAAGGCAGAATTGGTAGAAACCATGAAAGCTGAAGCGAAGACAAGAGCACAGGCGCACGTTCAGGGTATCATGGAGGAAGCTCAGATGAATGCTAAAAACGAAGCCAGAAAAATTGTTATCCAAACGATCCAAAGAATCGGGACAGAGCAGGCCATCGAAAACTCAGTATCAGTATTCAACATTGAATCTGACGAAGTAAAAGGTAGAATTATTGGTAGAGAAGGTAGAAACATCCGTGCATTAGAAGCAATAACAGGAGTTGAGATCATCGTTGATGATACTCCGGAAGCTATTCTTCTTTCGTGTTTTGATCCGGTAAGAAGAGAGATTGCAAGGCTATCCCTTCACAGATTGGTTACAGATGGTAGAATCCACCCGGCAAGAATTGAAGAAGTAGTAGAAAAAACGAGAAAGCAAATTGAAGAGGAGATCATTGAAGTAGGAAAAAGAACAATTATTGACCTTGGAATCCACGGATTGCACCCAGAGTTAATTAAGATCGTTGGTAGAATGAAGTATCGTTCTTCATACGGACAAAACTTACTACAGCACTCAAGAGAAGTAGCAAACATTGCTGCAACAATGGCTGCTGAATTAGGCTTAAACGTAAAATTAGCTAAAAGAGCAGGTCTATTACACGATATTGGTAAAGTTCCTGAACAGGAATCTGAATTACCACATGCTTTATTAGGAATGCAGTGGGCTGAGAAATACGGTGAAAACCCAGAAGTAGTAAATGCAATTGGAGCTCACCACGACGAAATCGAAATGAAGTCGCTATTATCTCCAATCATTCAGGTTGCCGATGCTATTTCAGGAGCAAGACCGGGAGCAAGAAGACAAGTATTGGAATCTTACATCCAGAGGTTGAAAGACCTTGAATCTGCAGCGTTAAGCTTCGATGGAGTATCAAGTGCTTATGCAATCCAGGCAGGTAGAGAATTAAGAGTAATGGTAGAGAGCGGAAAAGTAAATGATGAAGTAGCTTCTCAACTATCTTACGATATCTCTGAAAAGATCCAGAATGAACTAACTTATCCTGGACAGGTAAAAGTAACAGTAATCAGAGAAACGAGAGCTGTGAATATTGCAAGATAA